One Nicotiana tomentosiformis chromosome 4, ASM39032v3, whole genome shotgun sequence genomic window carries:
- the LOC138910523 gene encoding uncharacterized protein: protein MITSAEQQNGSVGTTVAIATASSSRTTPAPAMTPTEKSGNEDVPVLGEETPKNERFVVTEAWKHSDFLCKNYIVSCLEDGLYNVYSVMKTSRELWNALEKKYKSEDAGLKKFVAAKFLDFKIVDGMVINEAFQVTTFIEKLPPLWKDFKNYLIHKHEEITLEVLIVRLRIEEDNKAAEKKSRRNSTIMGANIVEEASTSNKRKKSSGPKNYPSKKKFKGNCHNCEKVGHKGC, encoded by the exons ATGATAACAAGTGCGGAACAACAGAATGGTTCTGTTGGGACTACTGTTGCAATAGCAACTGCGTCTTCAAGTCGCACAACTCCTGCACCAGCGATGACACCAACAGAAAAATCCGGGAA CGAAGACGTTCCAGTCCTAGGAGAAGAAACTCCTAAAAATGAGCGATTTGTGGTCACTGAGGCATGGAAGCATTCTGACTTCTTATGCAAAAACTATATTGTAAGTTGCTTGGAAGACGGCTTGTACAATGTTTATAGCGTCATGAAAACATCAAGAGAATTGTGGAATGCTCTTGAAAAAAAGTACAAGTCTGAAGATGCTGGACTAAAGAAGTTTGTGGCCGCCAAATTTCTGGATTTCAAAATAGTTGACG gtatggtcataAATGAAGCGTTTCAAGTTACGACATTTATTGAAAAGCTGCCTCCGCTGTGGAAAGACTTTAAGAATTACTTGATACATAAACATGAGGAGATAACGCTTGAAGTCCTTATTGTTCGTCTACGGATTGAAGAGGATAACAAGGCTGCTGAGAAGAAGTCTCGTAGAAATTCAACAATTATGGGTGCAAATATTGTTGAGGAAGCTTCAACGAGCAACAAGAGAAAGAAGTCGTCTGGACCAAAGAATTACCCAAGCAAAAAGAAGTTCAAAGGTAATTGCCACAACTGTGAAAAGGTTGGACACAAAGGCTGCTGA
- the LOC104104524 gene encoding cytokinin riboside 5'-monophosphate phosphoribohydrolase LOG1-like codes for MENNHQPQINPSSQLTNPSRFKRICVFCGSSPGNKPSYQLAAIQLGNQLVERNIDLVYGGGSVGLMGLVSQAVFNGGRHVLGVIPKTLMPREITGESVGEVRAVSGMHQRKAEMARQADAFIALPGGYGTLEELLEVITWAQLGIHDKPVGLLNVDGYYNSLLSFIDKAVDEGFVTPSARHIIISAPTAHELMSKLEDYVPEHNGVAPKLSWEMEQQLGYTTTKLEIAR; via the exons ATGGAAAATAATCACCAACCACAAATTAACCCTTCTTCTCAGCTTACAAATCCTTCAAGATTTAAGAGAATATGTGTTTTTTGTGGGAGTAGTCCTGGCAACAAACCTAGTTATCAGCTTGCTGCTATTCAACTTGGCAACCAACTG GTTGAAAGGAACATCGACTTGGTTTATGGAGGTGGAAGTGTTGGCTTAATGGGTCTAGTCTCTCAAGCTGTTTTTAATGGTGGCCGCCACGTGTTAGG GGTAATTCCTAAAACTCTTATGCCAAGAGAG ATTACAGGAGAGAGTGTTGGAGAAGTGAGGGCAGTCTCAGGGATGCACCAAAGAAAAGCAGAAATGGCAAGGCAAGCTGATGCATTTATAGCCTTACCAG GTGGATATGGGACATTGGAGGAACTCTTAGAAGTCATTACTTGGGCTCAATTAGGCATTCATGATAAACCA GTGGGTTTACTTAATGTAGATGGTTACTACAATTCATTATTGTCATTTATAGACAAAGCTGTTGATGAAGGTTTCGTCACACCCTCTGCCCGTCACATAATTATTTCTGCCCCGACTGCCCACGAACTCATGTCAAAGCTTGAG GATTATGTTCCGGAGCATAATGGGGTGGCACCAAAATTAAGTTGGGAAATGGAGCAACAATTAGGCTACACAACAACAAAATTGGAAATTGCTCGTTGA